The Sporosarcina sp. Te-1 DNA window ACTTCTTGTCCCCTCCAATAAAAGATGAAACTCACTACTCATTAGCTCCCCATTATGCTATTTTCCATAAAAACATTTCCGACCAGCGCTTTTCGATAGATAATCTGGTTTACCCTTTCAGCTATTTACTTTCAGCAATTTAAATAGAACGATTAAATTATTCATTAATTGTTAGTCGATTGCCCCTTACTCTATTTCTCAGATGAATAAAATACTACTATTGGAGGTGGTAAAATGGATAACTGTAGTAACTGTAATAACTGTAATCAGTGTCCTTGTTTATGCCGAAGTCAATTAGGGCCATTCTCAGCTGTCGATCTCTGTGGAATACCTGGGGTAATTCCGGTAATACCAACTGCATGTAGTGGTCTATGCGAATATGGTTATATATATAATCTAAGCCCTGAAGTTGTAGCTGTAGAGGCAGATATAATTTTTGATTCAACAGGCATAGTAACACCTGGAATTACGCATATTCCAGGAACTTCCCAAATTTTTATTACTAGTCCGGGAGTCTATGAGGTTACCTTCAGCGTATCTGGTGTTGAACCTAACCAATTCACCCTATACTTAAATGGTGCACCACTTCCAGAGACAGTGTATGGTTCTGGGGCCGGTACTCAACAAAACAATGGTCAAGCAATAATTGCTATACCATCCGGTGGTATACTTACACTTAGAAATCATTCCTCCGCTGCAGCTGTAATCCTTCAAACTTTGGCAGGGGGCACACAAACAAACGTAAATGCTTCTATTATTCTCAAAATGTTAAGTCCTGTTGTCCAATAGAATATCTAAGTTTCAAAAGTGCCTCATTAATTAACGGAAGACAGACTTCAAAATGTTGGGAGTAATTTTCCTTTGACGAAGGAATTGCTCCCGTTTTTCTTTGCAAATGTATTCATTCATAACGAGGAACTGGTACCTCATGTTCTTACTTCCTTACTGCTCATACCATTTGGTAAAATGCACTGCCTGTTGCTCGTACAAGGTTTTTCCCCTACCGCCACCGGACTTGGCCATTAAAGCAATTAAAAACAACAGAAAGACCACTATCTGTATCTCAAAAAAAAAGAAGACGAACTAAAAAAGTTCGCCTCCTACACTAAGCGGAAATCTGAAACGGCAGGCTTCAAATTCCCCTGTCTATTAATAGTTATAAAACGTTGGTGTTGCAACGTTTTTAGCTCATTAACCGATACTGCCTTCCATCTCAAACTTAATCAAACGGTTCATTTCAACTGCATATTCCATTGGCAATTCTTTTGTGAACGGCTCAATGAAGCCCATGACGATCATTTCAGTCGCTTCTTGTTCCGGAACTCCACGGCTCATCAAGTAGAAGAGTTGCTCTTCGGATACTTTGGAAACTTTCGCTTCGTGTTCAAGTGAAATGTTATCATTTAGGATTTCGTTGTATGGAATCGTATCAGACGTAGACAACTTATCCATGATCAATGTGTCACATTCAATGTTCGCACGAGCGCCTTCTGCACGACGGCCGAAGTGAACGATACCGCGGTATGTTACTTTTCCTCCATGCTGGGAGATCGATTTAGAAACGATAGTCGATGACGTATTCGGCGCCAGGTGCATCATTTTAGCTCCAGCATCTTGGTGTTGGCCTTTACCGGCAAGCGCGATGGAAAGAGTCATGCCACGTGCGCCTTCGCCTTTAAGGATACAAGCCGGATATTTCATCGTCAATTTGGAACCGATATTGCCGTCGATCCATTCCATTGTAGCGTTCGCTTCACAAACAGCACGCTTTGTCACAAGGTTGTAGACGTTGTTCGCCCAGTTTTGAATCGTTGTATAACGGCAATATGCGTCTTTTTTGATGATGATTTCAACAACCGCACTATGAAGGGAGTTTGTTGTGTAAACAGGTGCTGTACATCCTTCAACGTAATGGACGCTTGCGCCTTCGTCGACCACGATCAAAGTACGCTCAAATTGCCCCATGTTTTCCGAGTTGATACGGAAGTAAGCTTGCAATGGCGTTTCCACTTTGATGCCAGGCGGTACGTAGATGAAAGAACCACCGGACCATACTGCGGAATTCAATGCCGCAAATTTGTTATCCGTGTTTGGAATGACAGTACCCCAGTACTTTTTGAAGAGCTCTTCGTTTTCGCGAAGGGCGGAATCCGTATCCTTGAAGACGATCCCCATTTCCTCGAGGTCTTCTTTCATGTTGTGGTATACCACTTCGGATTCGTACTGCGCGGACACACCCGCCAAGTATTTTTGTTCCGCTTCTGGAATACCGAGTTTGTCAAATGTCCGTTTGATTTCTTCCGGAACCTCATCCCATGAACGTTCTGTCGCTTCGGATGGTTTAACGTAATACGTGATTTCATCGAAGTTCAATGAATTCAAGTCGCCGCCCCATTGTGGCATCGGCTTGCTGTAGAAGATCTCAAGAGATTTCAACCGATAGTCGAGCATCCATTGCGGCTCTTCCTTCATTCGAGAAATTTCCTCTACGATCTCTTTCGTCAATCCACGTTCCGAACGGAAAACAGATACGTCTTTGTCATGGAAACCATATTTATAATCGCCGATTTCAGGCATTTTCTTCGCCATTTGAATCCTCCGTTCTTATTTGTCAGTAGCCAGGTCCCTATTCATTTGAGGCAGAATGATTATTCCTCAGATTCGTTCCCGACTCCCTTTTCCAACGCTTTCCAAGCCAATGTAGCACACTTGATGCGCGCTGGAAACTTCGCAACACCCGATAAGGCTTCAATGTCGCCTAAGTCGACGGAATCATCGACGTCCTTGCCGAGCATCATGTCCGAGAATAGATGGGCATATTTCACGGCGTCTTCCGTTTTTTTGCCTTTGACCAATTGGGTCATCATCGATGCGGATGCCATGGAAATGGAGCACCCTTCCCCTTCGAATTTCGCGTCTTGTACGACGCCGTCCTCCACTTGAAGTGTCAAATGGATGACGTCGCCGCAAGTCGGGTTGTTCATATCGATCGTCACATTGTTGTCGGATAGCACGCCTTTGTTTCTTGGGTTTTTGTAGTGGTCCATAATGACGGACCGATACAATTGGTCGAGTTTGTTAGTTGACATTATTGGAAATACTCCTTTGCCATGCGGAGCCCTTCTACAAGCCGATCCACATCGTCTTCGGTGTTGTATAAGTAAAAGCTGGCGCGAGCCGTGGCAGAAACGTCAAGCCATTTCATGAGCGGTTGCGCACAATGATGGCCGGCACGCACTGCAATGCCGTTCATATCAAGCACAGTCGCCAAGTCATGTGGATGGACGCCTTCGAGATTGAACGTTACAATGCCTGCACGTTTTTTTGGATCATGTGGGCCATAAATCGTCAATCCTTCGATTTCGGACATCTTTTCCATCGCAAGACCAGCCAGCTCATGTTCATGGCGTTCAATCTTGTCTAATCCGATTTCCCTGAGAAAATCAATGGCTGCACCTAATCCGATGGCACCAGCAATAATCGGTGTGCCGCCCTCGAACTTCCACGGAAGCTCTTTCCACGTCGAATCATACAAACCGACAAAGTCGATCATTTCGCCGCCAAATTCGATTGGCTCCATCTGGTTCAGCAGTTCCTTTTTGCCATAGAGGACGCCGATTCCCGTTGGACCGCACATTTTATGGCCTGAGAATGCCAAGAAGTCGCAATCAATCTTCTGTACGTCGAGCTTCAAATGAGGAGCGGCTTGCGCGCCGTCCACTACCATGACTGCACCATTCGCATGCGCAATTTCTGCAATTTCCTTGATTGGATTCATCGTTCCAAGGACATTCGAAACATACATGACGGACACGATTTTCGTCCGATCCGTCACCGTCTCACGCACTTTATCAAGCGACAACGTTCCATCTTCTTCAAGATCGATATACTTCAGAACCGCGCCTTTTTCCTTAGCAAGCTGCTGCCATGGAATGATATTCGAGTGGTGTTCCATGTACGTAATCACGATTTCGTCGCCTTCGCCGACATTGGCGCGTCCATAGCTTTGGGCGACTGTATTTAAACCGGTCGTCGCACCGCGCATGAAAATGACTTCCTGGGTTGATTTTGCATTGATGAATTCCCGTACTTTTTCGCGGGCATTCTCATAGCCCTCGGTCGCCCGGTTTCCTAGTGAATGGACACCCCGGTGAACGTTTGAATTGTCCTCGGAATAGTACTTTGTCAATGCATCAATGACTTGCTGCGGTTTTTGGGATGTTGCAGCACTATCTAAGTAAACGAGCGGATGCCCGTTGATTTCCTGGTCAAGTATCGGGAAATGGTTGCGGATCTCTTTACTGAGCATTAGCGCACTTTCCTTTCAATGACCTCCGTCAATTGCTTCTTGACACCTTCGATTGGCAAGCTTGTGACAACAGGTGCAAGGAAACCATGGATGACGAGGCGTTCTGCTTCTTGCTTAGAAATTCCACGGCTCATCAAATAGAATAATTGCAGCGGATCGACACGGCCGACAGATGCGGCATGTCCTGCGGTTACATCATCTTCGTCAATTAGCAGGATTGGGTTCGCATCTCCGCGAGCTTTCTCGCTCAGCATAAGGACCCGGGACTCTTGTACAGCATCGGATCTCGTTGCACCCTTCGCGATGCGGCCAATTCCATTAAAGATGGAGGAAGCTCCTTCTTTCATGACGCCATGCTTCAAGATGAAGCCTTGTGTATCCATGCCCCAGTGGACGATTTCAGAAGTAAAGTTCTGCTTTTGATTGCCACGGCCGACGACCACTGTTTTCATATCGCTGGAAGAACCGTTCCCCACGAGGTGTGTAATGTTTTCCGATACAGTGTCGCTGTCATTCATAAGACCAAGCGCCCATTCGATACGGCTGCCTGGACCAGCGACGCCGCGGCGGTTGACATAGGTTGTGAATCCTTTTGCTAAAACATCCACCGCACCGTATTCCACTTTGGCATTGTCGCCTGTAAATACTTCTGCCACGATATTCGCCAAACCTTGCGCTTCCGCAACAGTGGATTGGTAGTTCTCGACATACGTCAAGGAACTGTTCGCATCTGCTATGATCAATGTATGGTTGAACAGGGATGCTTGCGCATCGTCATGTAAATAAACGACTTGGATCGGTTCTTCTACAACCACGTTCTTTGGTACATAGACAAACACACCGCCATTCAGCAATGCCGCATGCAAAGCAGTCAAGCGATGCTCGTCCACTTTTACGCCGTCCGTCATTAAGTATTTCTGGATCAGTTCGGAATGCTCACGGCTCGCAGTGAAGATGTCCGTCAAAATGACGCCTTGTGCTTTCAAGTCATCGGAAAGCGAAAGGAAGGCAGGCGTATTGTTGCGCTGCACATAGATGTTCTTCTGTTCTTCGACGTTTACCAGCCCTTTTACTTCTTCAGGCAGTTCGTCTAGAGACGCATATGTTCCGGATTCCACCGCGTGAACCGGAAAGCTCGTGAAATTCCATTTGTCAATTTTTGTTTTATCTGGTGTTGGCATCGGAAGCTGTTCCACTTTCGCCAGTGCGTGTGCACGGAATTCAGCCATCCAGTCGGCTTCATTCATGTTTGCGGAAAAAGAGCGGACGTCCTGTTCGGTCAATGCCATTTTTGTTTCAACCGTCATTTTGAATCGTCCCCTTTCTTAAGCTTCTTGTCCAACAGTCTCGTCTTCGATTCCAAGTTCCTCTTTGATCCAGTCATAGCCGTTCTCCTCAAGCTTCTTCGCAAGTTCTGCTCCGCCTGATTTGACGACTTTCCCTTGCATCATGACATGGACGAAGTCCGGTGTGATGTAGTTAAGAAGGCGTTGATAGTGTGTGATGATCATGCAGCCAAACCCTTCGCCGCGCATTTCGTTGATCCCTTTCGACACGATCTTCAAGGCATCGATATCAAGACCGGAGTCGATTTCGTCAAGAATGGCAAATTTCGGTTGCAACATCATCAATTGAAGGATTTCGTTACGCTTCTTTTCTCCGCCGGAAAATCCTTCATTCAAATAACGAGTTGCCATATCCTGATCCATTTCAAGAAGATCCATTTTGCTATCCAATTCGCGGATGAATTTCATCAATGAAATCTCATCGCCTTCTTCACGGCGCGCATTCACTGCAGAGCGCAAGAAGTCTGCGTTTGTTACGCCGGAAATTTCACTCGGGTATTGCATTGCGAGGAAAAGACCCGCTTTCGCCCGCTCATCGACTTCCATTTCAAGGACGTCTTCTCCGTCCAGAGTTACCGTTCCAGATGTCACTTCATATTTAGGGTGGCCCATTATCGCTGAGGACAGCGTAGATTTACCTGTACCATTCGGACCCATGATCGCATGGATCTCGCCTGTATTGATTGTCAAATTGACACCTTTCAATATTTCCTTGCCTTCAATTTCGACATGAAGGTCCTTAATTTCCAAAGTTGCCATTCCACTACCTCCAGTATGATCAAGATGAACGGTTTATCCATTCTCATTTTAGTATCATTCTAATCTTATCGCATTCCCAGCTACGTTGCAAATCATTGAGAATCATTATAAAGTAATTGCCGATTGCCCCATTTTTTCAATGAAAATTATTGACTTTCCTTTCAAATGATATTTTCAATTATCCTTCCACGATTGAGAATGCAAGTCTCCTTTGCAAATAAAAAAAACAATCATCCCAGAACATAATCCGGGATGATTGAATGGGATATATGGACTCACTTGTTCCTTTATCCTTTCGCTTTCGGGGTGAAGCGATCGACAATCATCGCAAGTGCTCCGTCTCCTGTAACGTTCGTGGCTGTTCCAAAGCTGTCTTGCGCCATATACAAAGCGATCATAAGCGCAATCATGGAATCGTCAAAATGGAGCATCTTTCCGAGCAATCCGACAGCCGCCATGACAGCCCCTCCCGGAACTCCTGGTGCTGCGATCATCGTGACACCAAGCATAAGAATGAACGGGAAGTAACTGCCGAATTCGATTGGCATGCCGTTCATTAGAAGAACGCCGATCGAACAAGAGACTAGCGTGATTGTACTGCCCGATAAGTGGATCGTCGCAAAAAGCGGTATGGTAAAATCAGTCACCTTATCAGAAGCGCCCGTCTTTTTCGCCTGACGCAATGTAACGGGTATCGTTGCAGCTGATGACTGTGTACCGATTGCCGTCATGTAAGCTGGTGCCATTGTTTTCATGAGCATTAGCGGATTTTTTCCATTCAATGTTCCAGCAACTGTGTACTGTAGCAATAACATGATCAGGTGAAGCGCGATGATCATGACAAAGACCATTGCGAAAACGGAAAGAACTTTAGCTACCTCGCCCGTGTATGTCATATTGAGAAATATTCCAAAGATATGGATCGGCAACAACGGAATGATAATATAAGATATGACTTTCTCGATAAGCAAGTTGAATTCATCAAAGAAAGCGAGCATCGACTTGCTGTTGATGGATGCCATTCCGATTCCAAGGATAAAAGCAAGCAATAATGCAGTCATGACGCCCATCAACGGTGTCAATTCCAATTCAAAAAACGGTTTCAGCACATGATGATTACCTTCGATCTGCCGCTGCCCCGTCTTGATGAAGTTCGGCAATATTGTCGTTGCTGCAAAAAAAGCGAGCACTCCAGCGACAATTGTGGAAATATAGGCGAATGCCGTGGCCAGTCCGAGCAATTTCCCGGACCCTTTTCCGAGCTTCGCAATTCCCGGTGCGATGAAAGCAACGATGATCAAAGGAACGACGAAATTCAAGAAGCCGCCGAAAATCATATTGAACGTGGCAAATGTTCTGCCGAAGCCTTTGGCAAACCCTTCATGCAGTAAGGGCAATGACCATCCTAACAGGATAGCGAGGCCGATGGCGATTATGATGCGCCAAATAAGTCCTACTTTAATTTTCATCCCATGTCCTCCCTAGATGTACAAATGTATTTCAACCATTCAACTCTACCATACAACTGGAAGCAGTGGAACAGGGCAGGGAGTATTCATAATTATTTATCAAAAAGACCTCTTTCCACTCGGAAAGAGGTCAGATTCTTTCTATTACTTAACAGGCACTACAGAGCCTTTCCATTCTTCAAGGATGAAGTCTTGGATCTCTTTTGATTTCAATACTTCGACAAGCGCTTTAATTGCTTCATTATCCTCGTCGCCTTTGTTGACAGCGATGATATTGACATACGGAGAGTCTTGGCTCTCGAGTACAATCGCATCTTCAAGCGGATTCAATCCTGCATCGATTGCATAGTTTGAATTGATCAACAAAGCATCGCCTTCGTCATTTTTATAGAGCTGCGGCATTAAAGCTGGCTCATAGTTCGGATCGAACTTCAGGTTTTTCGGATTGTCGACGATGTCGCTCAATTCCGCTTTTACTTTATCCACGCCTTCAGCAAGTGTAATAAGGCCTTTTTCTTCCAACATCGCAAGTACACGACCATGGTCGGCAACCGAGTTGCTGATCAAGATAGTTGCTCCGTCCGGAAGTTCATCCAGTGATTTGTATTTCTTTGAATAGACGCCGATCGGTTCAATATGGATCTCTCCTGCATTAACGAAATCATAGCCAAAGTCAGCGATTTGTCCTTCCATGTAGGGAATGTGCTGGAAGTAGTTCGCATCCAAATCTTTCGAATCCAAATCTTTATTTGGCAGCACATAGTCTTGGTATGTTTCAATCTCTAATTCATATCCTTTTTCTTCAAGCAGTGGTTGGGCTTTTTTCAAAATGACTGCGTGAGGCGTATTGGAAGCCCCAACAACAATTTTTGTTTTTTCTTGTTCCGTATCACCTGATGACGCGTTATTGCTGTCTTTATCCTTTGTGCCGCAAGCTGCTAACGCCAAAACAAGCGTTGCAAGCAATAATGCCGAAATGATTTTTTTCATGTGGGTTCTCTCCTTTTTAGTTGCTTTATGTCAACAAGCCGAAGCTTGCAGTTCCTTTTTATCGT harbors:
- the sufB gene encoding Fe-S cluster assembly protein SufB, with the protein product MAKKMPEIGDYKYGFHDKDVSVFRSERGLTKEIVEEISRMKEEPQWMLDYRLKSLEIFYSKPMPQWGGDLNSLNFDEITYYVKPSEATERSWDEVPEEIKRTFDKLGIPEAEQKYLAGVSAQYESEVVYHNMKEDLEEMGIVFKDTDSALRENEELFKKYWGTVIPNTDNKFAALNSAVWSGGSFIYVPPGIKVETPLQAYFRINSENMGQFERTLIVVDEGASVHYVEGCTAPVYTTNSLHSAVVEIIIKKDAYCRYTTIQNWANNVYNLVTKRAVCEANATMEWIDGNIGSKLTMKYPACILKGEGARGMTLSIALAGKGQHQDAGAKMMHLAPNTSSTIVSKSISQHGGKVTYRGIVHFGRRAEGARANIECDTLIMDKLSTSDTIPYNEILNDNISLEHEAKVSKVSEEQLFYLMSRGVPEQEATEMIVMGFIEPFTKELPMEYAVEMNRLIKFEMEGSIG
- the sufD gene encoding Fe-S cluster assembly protein SufD; translated protein: MTVETKMALTEQDVRSFSANMNEADWMAEFRAHALAKVEQLPMPTPDKTKIDKWNFTSFPVHAVESGTYASLDELPEEVKGLVNVEEQKNIYVQRNNTPAFLSLSDDLKAQGVILTDIFTASREHSELIQKYLMTDGVKVDEHRLTALHAALLNGGVFVYVPKNVVVEEPIQVVYLHDDAQASLFNHTLIIADANSSLTYVENYQSTVAEAQGLANIVAEVFTGDNAKVEYGAVDVLAKGFTTYVNRRGVAGPGSRIEWALGLMNDSDTVSENITHLVGNGSSSDMKTVVVGRGNQKQNFTSEIVHWGMDTQGFILKHGVMKEGASSIFNGIGRIAKGATRSDAVQESRVLMLSEKARGDANPILLIDEDDVTAGHAASVGRVDPLQLFYLMSRGISKQEAERLVIHGFLAPVVTSLPIEGVKKQLTEVIERKVR
- the sufC gene encoding Fe-S cluster assembly ATPase SufC, which gives rise to MATLEIKDLHVEIEGKEILKGVNLTINTGEIHAIMGPNGTGKSTLSSAIMGHPKYEVTSGTVTLDGEDVLEMEVDERAKAGLFLAMQYPSEISGVTNADFLRSAVNARREEGDEISLMKFIRELDSKMDLLEMDQDMATRYLNEGFSGGEKKRNEILQLMMLQPKFAILDEIDSGLDIDALKIVSKGINEMRGEGFGCMIITHYQRLLNYITPDFVHVMMQGKVVKSGGAELAKKLEENGYDWIKEELGIEDETVGQEA
- a CDS encoding cysteine desulfurase is translated as MLSKEIRNHFPILDQEINGHPLVYLDSAATSQKPQQVIDALTKYYSEDNSNVHRGVHSLGNRATEGYENAREKVREFINAKSTQEVIFMRGATTGLNTVAQSYGRANVGEGDEIVITYMEHHSNIIPWQQLAKEKGAVLKYIDLEEDGTLSLDKVRETVTDRTKIVSVMYVSNVLGTMNPIKEIAEIAHANGAVMVVDGAQAAPHLKLDVQKIDCDFLAFSGHKMCGPTGIGVLYGKKELLNQMEPIEFGGEMIDFVGLYDSTWKELPWKFEGGTPIIAGAIGLGAAIDFLREIGLDKIERHEHELAGLAMEKMSEIEGLTIYGPHDPKKRAGIVTFNLEGVHPHDLATVLDMNGIAVRAGHHCAQPLMKWLDVSATARASFYLYNTEDDVDRLVEGLRMAKEYFQ
- a CDS encoding MetQ/NlpA family ABC transporter substrate-binding protein, with the translated sequence MKKIISALLLATLVLALAACGTKDKDSNNASSGDTEQEKTKIVVGASNTPHAVILKKAQPLLEEKGYELEIETYQDYVLPNKDLDSKDLDANYFQHIPYMEGQIADFGYDFVNAGEIHIEPIGVYSKKYKSLDELPDGATILISNSVADHGRVLAMLEEKGLITLAEGVDKVKAELSDIVDNPKNLKFDPNYEPALMPQLYKNDEGDALLINSNYAIDAGLNPLEDAIVLESQDSPYVNIIAVNKGDEDNEAIKALVEVLKSKEIQDFILEEWKGSVVPVK
- the sufU gene encoding Fe-S cluster assembly sulfur transfer protein SufU, with translation MSTNKLDQLYRSVIMDHYKNPRNKGVLSDNNVTIDMNNPTCGDVIHLTLQVEDGVVQDAKFEGEGCSISMASASMMTQLVKGKKTEDAVKYAHLFSDMMLGKDVDDSVDLGDIEALSGVAKFPARIKCATLAWKALEKGVGNESEE
- a CDS encoding dicarboxylate/amino acid:cation symporter, yielding MKIKVGLIWRIIIAIGLAILLGWSLPLLHEGFAKGFGRTFATFNMIFGGFLNFVVPLIIVAFIAPGIAKLGKGSGKLLGLATAFAYISTIVAGVLAFFAATTILPNFIKTGQRQIEGNHHVLKPFFELELTPLMGVMTALLLAFILGIGMASINSKSMLAFFDEFNLLIEKVISYIIIPLLPIHIFGIFLNMTYTGEVAKVLSVFAMVFVMIIALHLIMLLLQYTVAGTLNGKNPLMLMKTMAPAYMTAIGTQSSAATIPVTLRQAKKTGASDKVTDFTIPLFATIHLSGSTITLVSCSIGVLLMNGMPIEFGSYFPFILMLGVTMIAAPGVPGGAVMAAVGLLGKMLHFDDSMIALMIALYMAQDSFGTATNVTGDGALAMIVDRFTPKAKG
- a CDS encoding collagen-like protein, whose protein sequence is MDNCSNCNNCNQCPCLCRSQLGPFSAVDLCGIPGVIPVIPTACSGLCEYGYIYNLSPEVVAVEADIIFDSTGIVTPGITHIPGTSQIFITSPGVYEVTFSVSGVEPNQFTLYLNGAPLPETVYGSGAGTQQNNGQAIIAIPSGGILTLRNHSSAAAVILQTLAGGTQTNVNASIILKMLSPVVQ